The following are encoded together in the Vigna angularis cultivar LongXiaoDou No.4 chromosome 9, ASM1680809v1, whole genome shotgun sequence genome:
- the LOC108320196 gene encoding U-box domain-containing protein 52: MFSKTPTPVVIGRDSTVIAVSGGRHSNGAVKWAVEHLLKKNSSCILLHVRTRTMLNPDNTNTNDAPKSGRPPTEEELHQFFLPFRGFCARKGISTKELVLHDLDVTSALIAFVDDNCISTLVVGAATSSWGSILRRFNKDDVSASLAKSLPDTCSLYVISKGKVQHIRPSGPIKDIVNFLESDPLEQPHKDLNINQIAFEDIERKLIKDAVKHQSNNKLWEYLREETDSPKGPIEYPPSQNSSANNTPGNSDSTGQSLGPSLTNRLNENQKIVLNAHHSRTNSHHSIRNISHHSRTNSHHCGNNSYHCGNNSSLKDQVNFDMQMRKLKLELQKTAEMYGMACKEAVLATQKAMEIEKYRQEKERDMEEAKLSQSKMTMESTEMSKHLVKMESQKRKEVELKAKNDEEETIKALQEALYNNIPYRRYTIEDIDAATNKFDNALKIGEGGYGPVFKGLLDHTTVAIKAMKPDLAYAEKQFQQEVMVLSTIRHPNMVLLLGACPEFGCLVYEYMVNGSLEDRLLKRDNSPPIPWKTRFKIASEIATGLLFLHQTKPEPLVHRDLKPANILLDKNYVSKISDVGLARLVPPIVADQTTQYRLTGAAGTFCYIDPEYQQTGLLGVKSDVYSLGVVLLQIITGKSPMGLSHLVEKALLSNTLSEVLDPSVTNWPIEATSSYAKLALKCCELRKRDRPDLGTVVLPELNRISRLWDDENIHPLRNYHMA; this comes from the exons ATGTTTTCCAAAACTCCAACACCTGTTGTAATCGGAAGAGACAGCACCGTGATCGCAGTAAGCGGAGGTCGACATAGCAATGGTGCTGTCAAATGGGCTGTGGAACACCTCCTAAAGAAGAACTCCTCATGCATCCTTCTTCATGTTCGAACTAGGACCATGCTTAACC CTgataatactaatactaatgaTGCACCCAAAAGTGGTCGTCCACCAACTGAAGAAGAGTTGCACCAGTTCTTTCTTCCCTTTAGAGGATTTTGTGCCAGAAAAGGG ATATCAACAAAGGAATTGGTCTTGCACGACCTTGATGTTACAAGTGCACTCATTGCTTTCGTTGATGACAATTGTATCAGCACCCTAGTTGTTGGTGCTGCTACTTCTTCCTGGGGTTCTATTCTAAG GAGATTTAATAAAGACGATGTGTCAGCCAGTTTAGCAAAATCCTTACCTGATACATGCAGTTTATATGTTATATCAAAAGGAAAAGTACAGCATATTCGACCTTCAGGTC CTATAAAAGATATAGTCAATTTCTTAGAAAGTGATCCATTGGAGCAGCCACACAAAGATCTCAACATTAACCAAATAGCTTTTGAAGATATAGAGAG GAAACTAATCAAAGATGCAGTAAAACACCAATCTAATAATAAACTTTGGGAATATTTACGTGAAGAAACAGATTCACCAAAAGGTCCAATTGAGTACCCTCCATCACAAAATTCATCTGCAAATAATACTCCTGGAAATAGTGACAGCACGGGGCAATCACTTGGTCCTTCTTTGACAAATAGGttaaatgaaaaccaaaaaatTGTTCTAAACGCACACCATTCTAGGACCAATTCACACCATTCTATTAGGAACATTTCACACCATTCTAGGACCAATTCACACCATTGTGGGAACAATTCTTACCATTGTGGGAACAATTCTTCTTTGAAAGATCAA GTAAACTTTGATATGCAGATGAGGAAATTGAAATTAGAACTACAAAAAACTGCAGAGATGTATGGTATGGCTTGCAAAGAAGCTGTTCTAGCTACACAAAAG GCAATGGAGATTGAAAAGTATAGACAAGAGAAGGAACGCGATATGGAGGAAGCAAAGCTTTCTCAATCCAAAATGACTATGGAGTCAACAGAAATGTCAAAACACCTGGTAAAAATGGAGTCTCAGAAGAGAAAGGAAGTTGAATTAAAAGCcaaaaatgatgaagaagagaCGATTAAAGCATTGCAGGAAGCTCTATATAACAATATTCCCTACAGAAGATATACAATTGAAGATATTGATGCTGCAACCAATAAATTCGATAATGCTTTAAAAATTGGTGAAGGTGGATATGGTCCTGTCTTTAAAGGACTTCTTGATCACACTACTGTTGCTATTAAGGCTATGAAACCGGATTTAGCCTATGCAGAAAAACAATTTCAACAGGAG GTCATGGTTTTAAGCACCATAAGACATCCAAACATGGTGCTTCTCTTAGGAGCATGTCCAGAATTTGGTTGTCTTGTGTACGAGTATATGGTAAATGGAAGCTTAGAAGATCGTCTGCTTAAAAGAGATAACAGTCCTCCAATCCCATGGAAAACGCGTTTCAAAATAGCATCTGAGATTGCCACtggccttctttttcttcatcagaCAAAGCCAGAACCCCTGGTGCATCGTGACTTGAAACCAGCAAACATTCTTTTAGACAAAAACTATGTTAGCAAGATTAGTGATGTTGGTTTGGCACGACTAGTGCCTCCTATAGTGGCTGATCAAACCACACAATATCGTTTAACTGGTGCAGCTGGAACATTTTGTTATATCGATCCTGAGTATCAACAAACAGGATTGTTGGGTGTGAAATCAGACGTATATTCATTAGGAGTGGTGTTGCTACAAATCATTACAGGAAAATCTCCAATGGGGTTGTCACACTTGGTTGAGAAGGCTCTTCTGTCAAACACTTTAAGTGAGGTGCTTGATCCAAGTGTTACAAACTGGCCAATAGAAGCGACTTCATCATACGCTAAGTTGGCCTTAAAGTGTTGCGAGTTGAGAAAACGTGATAGACCAGACCTTGGTACTGTTGTCTTGCCAGAGTTAAATAGAATATCGAGGTTGTGGGACGATGAAAACATACATCCCCTCAGAAATTATCACATGGCTTGA